A genomic region of Lysinibacillus sp. 2017 contains the following coding sequences:
- a CDS encoding tetratricopeptide repeat protein → MEQLLQAIQDGDLQLIDQLLESFLMDAEPSAQYEIAEALTHYGYMNEANRVFEHLQFLFPEEAQIAIDRAGVLIELGEEDDALDLLMAVKDDAPEYPQALLVLADYYQMQGLFEVAEIRINEALQILPNEPLLKFAKAELLFETGRFSEAARIYEEIYEIDKKFAGTVLAQRLAEVYRAGAGYETALDYYMEALEEEVTPDLLFGSGYAAFQIKNYELAIKQLEDLKELDPDYFSAYLLLAESYAMQEDNERALKAIKEGLKRDEYDKSLFLFAGKMALKNSKPDEAIEFLNEAIALDPEYMEAILVLMSVYSTQERYEDVIELFEQLQKNEFEWVSLYPFVANAYNEEERFEKAYEIYTLAYNDFNEDIEFLEKYCLFLVEDSKQQEAKKIAQKLVELQPTEQQWHDLLERFE, encoded by the coding sequence ATGGAACAATTATTACAAGCAATCCAAGATGGCGATTTACAATTAATCGACCAACTTCTTGAATCATTTTTAATGGATGCTGAACCATCAGCACAATATGAAATTGCCGAAGCATTAACACACTACGGCTATATGAATGAAGCAAATCGTGTATTTGAACATTTACAATTTTTATTTCCAGAAGAAGCACAAATTGCAATCGATCGTGCAGGGGTTTTAATCGAACTTGGCGAAGAAGATGATGCACTAGATTTATTAATGGCTGTAAAAGATGATGCACCAGAGTACCCACAAGCATTATTAGTATTAGCTGATTACTATCAAATGCAAGGCTTATTCGAAGTAGCGGAAATTCGTATTAATGAAGCTCTCCAAATTTTACCAAATGAACCGTTATTAAAATTTGCAAAGGCTGAATTATTATTCGAAACAGGCCGTTTTTCAGAAGCTGCTCGTATTTATGAGGAAATTTATGAAATCGATAAGAAGTTTGCAGGTACAGTACTTGCTCAGCGCTTAGCAGAAGTATATCGTGCAGGGGCTGGCTATGAAACTGCGCTTGATTATTATATGGAAGCACTTGAAGAGGAAGTAACACCAGATTTATTATTTGGTTCGGGTTATGCGGCTTTCCAAATTAAAAACTATGAATTAGCGATTAAACAATTAGAGGATTTAAAAGAGCTTGATCCTGATTACTTCTCAGCGTATTTATTATTAGCGGAAAGCTATGCAATGCAAGAGGATAACGAGCGTGCTTTAAAGGCCATTAAAGAGGGTCTAAAACGTGATGAATACGATAAGTCATTATTTTTATTTGCTGGAAAAATGGCGCTTAAAAATAGTAAGCCAGATGAAGCAATTGAATTTTTAAACGAAGCGATTGCACTTGATCCAGAGTATATGGAGGCTATTTTAGTATTAATGTCTGTTTATAGCACGCAAGAACGCTATGAAGATGTTATTGAGCTATTTGAACAATTACAAAAAAATGAGTTTGAATGGGTGTCTTTATATCCGTTCGTTGCGAATGCTTATAACGAAGAAGAACGATTTGAAAAAGCATACGAAATTTATACACTCGCATATAATGATTTCAATGAGGACATAGAGTTTTTAGAAAAATATTGCTTGTTCTTAGTTGAGGATAGCAAACAACAAGAAGCGAAAAAAATCGCTCAAAAGCTTGTCGAATTACAACCTACAGAACAGCAATGGCATGACTTATTAGAGCGATTTGAGTAA
- a CDS encoding ReoY family proteolytic degradation factor, protein MTYSVPLHDKKVFIRWFLKNFQLKRREGVWILNYLLSNDELLENVHFVDDAHYCPRAIVMSTVETTSIPFRFYKENIMTSDAEKSFHELRLNAQKSMYVQLNFPNIPPDPLYLAVLEENPYVPNDVVINEKDRIAAEKLLENSLYEFQEQQILNEIDAALDAGDKERFFELSNLLQALKHSK, encoded by the coding sequence TTGACGTATTCCGTACCATTACATGATAAAAAAGTCTTCATTAGATGGTTCCTAAAAAATTTCCAACTGAAACGTCGAGAAGGGGTATGGATTTTAAATTACTTATTAAGTAACGATGAGTTATTAGAAAATGTTCACTTTGTTGACGATGCTCATTATTGTCCAAGAGCAATTGTCATGTCGACGGTGGAAACAACGAGCATACCATTTCGATTTTACAAAGAGAATATCATGACTTCGGATGCAGAAAAATCGTTTCATGAACTACGTTTAAATGCACAAAAGTCAATGTATGTGCAATTAAACTTCCCAAATATACCGCCAGATCCTTTGTATTTGGCGGTTTTAGAGGAAAATCCATATGTTCCGAATGATGTTGTGATTAATGAAAAGGACCGAATCGCTGCAGAGAAACTACTTGAAAATAGTTTGTATGAATTTCAGGAGCAACAAATTTTAAATGAAATTGATGCGGCTCTTGATGCAGGTGATAAAGAACGCTTTTTTGAATTATCGAATTTATTGCAGGCTTTAAAACATTCAAAATAA
- a CDS encoding YpiF family protein, whose translation MIFKVSDVEQFQANKQFIDTAIVPLVQLDFSEQGIKQSSSATEYLMTLTAFVEQQFHGRLVLLPPFSYTDQTRDDNLPFSLQQQLTASGFKSVIFMTCDSNWTSQKDRYDIIWLPSIPLESMDKTVKQRILEEQIKQIIPVLTKVWS comes from the coding sequence GTGATTTTTAAAGTTAGTGATGTTGAACAGTTCCAAGCAAATAAACAATTTATTGATACAGCGATTGTTCCACTCGTACAATTAGATTTTTCAGAGCAGGGGATTAAACAGAGTAGTTCTGCGACAGAATATTTAATGACATTAACTGCTTTTGTGGAGCAACAGTTCCATGGCAGATTAGTGCTATTACCACCATTTTCTTATACAGATCAAACGAGAGATGATAATTTACCATTTTCCTTGCAACAACAATTAACAGCTTCTGGATTTAAATCTGTCATATTTATGACATGTGATTCGAATTGGACGTCACAAAAAGATAGATATGATATTATTTGGTTACCATCTATTCCACTGGAATCCATGGATAAAACTGTTAAGCAACGCATCTTAGAGGAACAAATTAAACAAATTATCCCTGTCCTAACAAAAGTTTGGTCTTAA